Within the Pseudarthrobacter sp. W1I19 genome, the region TGCCCACCATCGTGGCCAAGCGCCAGGGCATCCTGGACGAGCAGCTGTACAACGCACCCCGCAACGGCACGCCTTTTGTTGACGACTCTGTTGACACCGCAGCCGCCCCGTCCGACGGAACCTCCACCGACACCACGTCGCGGGAGCTGGCGGACGCGAAGGCCTAAAGGGGCCCCTGCTCACCACTGGCGGTAACAACTGGCAGTAAGAAGAAGTCCCCGGGAGATTTCCCGGGGACTTCTTCTGTATTTAACCGCCGGTCAGTGGCCGCCGCCGATGACACCGTTTTGCACGGCCTTCGTGACGGCGTCGGCTTCGGCCTGCGTCAGCTTTCCATCCGTGACGGCCTGGTCAAGCCTCGACTTCAGTGCCGCGGCCCGCTCCGCCTGCTTCTCCGTGCGGAGTTCCTCCAGCGCAGCGGTCACCTTGGATTCCTCGATGCCGAGGGACTCTGACAAGGCCTTGGCCAAGGCAGCATCACGGGTGGCCTGGTCAGGCCTCTCGCCATCGGCGGGCGGGGAGGAGGGCTTGTTGGCCTCACGGAAGGCCTGGAGCGCCTCCGTTACCTTGGCCTCCTCCACGCCGAGCTTCTCTGCGAGCGCCGACGCCTGGGCCATGCCCCGCTCCCCGCCGCGTCCGCCGTGCTTGCCCATGCCGCCGGGCGCCGTGCTGGTGGCTCCGTCGGCTGAGGCGCTGGAGCTGACGCTGGGAGTGGGGGTTGGCGTGGTGGTGGCGGAGGCCATGCCGGCAACGCCGATTCCGGCACCGAGGGCCAGCGCCGCGGCTGACAAGCCAAGGGTCATTTTCTTGGTGCGTGACATTCTTCGTCTCCTGGATCTGCCGTCAGTAACGGCTGCTGATAATTTCATCCCTCCCGGGACACTCCAAGCATCGCCAGGCCAGTTCTGGAACAGCTGTTCGGAACCTTTCATCTTCCTGTGAATCCGGTGCCGCAAAAACTTGCTCAGGGTGCAAAGTTGCACGTAGTGTAATCCGCATGGGAACCAGCACAGGCAGCATTTCGCCGGCAGCAGCCACCCCATCGCGGCGCGAGCTGAACAAGGCCGCCACCCGGCAGGCCATCATCGACGCCGCCCTGTCACTGCTGCGCAGCCGCGGGCCGGGAAGCTTCACGGTTGAGGACATCGCGGAAACCGCCGGCATTTCACGGCGCACCTTCTTCAACTACTTCAGCAGCACCGACGCCGCCCTCGCGGCCGTCACCCACGGTTTCCTGGACAACGCCATCCAGCAGTTCCGGCTGCGGCCGGCTGACGAACCGATCCTGGAGTCGGCACAAGCAGCCCTGATGGCACTGGCTGACCCCATGACCGTGGCACCGCTCGCGGAACTGTTTACGCTCACCCAGCAAAGCCAGCTGATGTCGCACTCGGAGCTCCAGGCCTGGGAGCACTGCACCGAACAAATCATCGCCGTTGCCCGCGAACGGGTAGTGGGGGCGGCAGAAGGCGTTGATGAACTCTATGTCCGCGCACTGGCCGGTGCGGTGATCTCCTGCGGCAAGGCCGCCCTGGAGGTATGGTTCACGGGCCGCGGCGCCGACCTCTCCGCCACTTCCCTGGCAGAGCTCCGGCAGCTGCTCATTGACGCGATGGCGCTGCTGGGGTCCGGTTTTACCGCAGGCAGCAGTCCTGCACCCCGTTCCACCCCTTCCGCATCCGTTTCTTCCTGATCAGATCGGTTTCCACTTATGGCACTGTTCCTATACCGCCTGGGCAAGTTCTCCTACCGCCGGCGCCGGCTGGTCATCTCACTGTGGCTGGCCGTTTTGGTTGCTGTTGGCGGTTCAGCTGCCGCCTTCCACGGCACACTGTCCAACAACTTCCAGATCCCCGGCACCGAAACGCAACGGATCGCGGACAAGCTGAAGCAAGAGCTTCCGGCCGCTTCCGGAGGCACGGCAACAATCGTTTTTGAAGCTCCCGACGGCGGTTTTACCGCCGAGAGCCGCGCCGCCGTCACCGATGCACTGAAAAAGCTTGAGTCCGTGCCCAGCGTCCGCGGGACCGTGGACCCCTTCGCCACGCAGGCGCAGGTGGACCAGGCGGGCCAGGCCATCACCGACGGCGGGCAGCAGCTGGCCGCCGGCCAGGCCCAGCTGGACGCCTCCCGCGCCCAGCTCGAGGCAGGGGCGGCACAGCTCGCGGAAGCAGAACAGCAACTTGCCGCCGCCGGCGCGCCCTCTGCACTCATTGAGGCACAGCTTGGCCAGCAGAAGGCGGCCCTGGCAGAGGGGCAGGCAAAGCTCGACACCGGAACCCGTGAACTGGAAGCCGGCAAGGCCAAGCTGGAACTGGGCAAGCGCCAGGCAGAAGCGTCCTCCGCCATCCGCTTTGTCTCCGAAGACGGACGCGCGGCCGTGGCACAGGTGCAGTTCAACACCTCCATCAACGGCCTTAGCCCGGAGGTCCGCCAGCAGGTCCAGGACATCGCGCACGAAACGTCCGCTGCCGGTGTCACCGCCTATGCCAGCAAGGAGATCACCGAGGACATCTCCGAACTCTTCGGCGCAGCCGAAATCATCGGCATCGCTGTGGCTGCCCTGGTCCTGATCATCATGCTGGGCACGCTGATTGCCGCCGGGCTGCCGCTGCTGATGGCCGTCATGGGTGTTGGCGTCGGCGTCGGCATCACCTTCGCGCTCTCCGGCCTGTTCGACATGAGCTCCATCTCCCCCATGCTGGCCCTCATGCTGGGCCTCGCCGTCGGGATCGATTACTCCCTGTTCATCGTCAACCGGCACCGCACGCAGCTCCTGGCCGGCATGGCCCAGGAGGAATCCGTGGCCCGCGCCACCGGAACCTCCGGCAACGCCGTGGTCTTCGCCGGCCTCACGGTCATCATCGCCCTCGCCGCCCTGGTGGTGCCGGGCCTGCCCTTCCTTGCCGTGATGGGCCTGGCCGCGGCCGGAACCGTGGCGGTAGCGGTGCTGGTGGCCATCACCCTGACCCCGGCCATGCTGTCCCTGATCGGCCGCCGTATCATCTCAAAGCGTGCTTGGGCCAAGGCCGAGGTGCACAACGCCGAACCCGGGCACGAGGCAGCCGACGAAGCCGAAGACCGCGAGCGCAGCACCCGCGGCTGGGGCGGCCTGGTCACCCGCCACCCGGTGCTGGCCCTCCTGGCCGGTGTGGTCCTGCTGGGCACGCTCGCGCTCCCTGCCACCCAGCTGCAGCTGGCACTGCCCGACGGCGGCTCCGAACCGGTGGAGTCGGAGGCCTACCAGGCGTACGACCTCACCGCCCGGAGCTTTGGCGAAGGCGTCACCGGCCCGATCGTTGCCGTGGGCGGGTTCCCGGCAAACCTGGACGAAGCCCAGGCGCAGGCCCTGCAGTACAACGTCGCGGACAAGCTCCGCGCCGTGGACAACGTGGTGGCCGCCGTACCCGTCGCCCTCAGCGAGGACCGGCGCACCGCCGTCTTCCAGGTCATCCCCAAAGAGGGTCCGGCCAGCGCCAGCACCGTCCAGGTGGTGGCCGAACTCCGCGGCCTGAACGGGGACATCCAGTCCGAGTACGGCGTGGCCATGGGCCTCACGGGGCAGACCGCCGGCAACGTGGACGTTTCCACGAAGCTCGGCGACGCCCTCCCGCCCTACCTGGCCATCGTCGTCGGACTCTCCCTGGTCCTGCTGCTGCTGGTCTTCCGATCCATCGTGGTGCCGCTGCTCGCCACCGGCGGCTTCCTGCTCTCCCTCGCCGCGGCGTTCGGCGCCGTGGTGGCGGTGTACCAGTGGGGCTGGCTGGGCAACGTGTTCGACGTCGCCAACCCCGGCGCGGTCCTGAGTTTCCTGCCGATCATCCTGATCGGCGTGCTGTTCGGGCTGGCCATGGACTACCAGGTGTTCATCGCCTCCGGAATGCGCGAAGCCTACATGCACGGCTCCACCGCCAAGCAGGCGGTCCGGGTGGGCTTCCGCCACGCTGCGGCCGTGGTGACGGCCGCAGCGATCATCATGGTCAGCGTCTTCGCCGGCTTCATCTTCAGCCATCTCACCATGGTGCGGCCGCTGGGCTTCGCGATGGCGTTCGGTGTGCTGCTTGATGCGTTTGTGGTCCGCATGACCATCGTTCCTGCCGTGATGTACCTGCTGGGTGAGAAGTCCTGGTGGCTGCCGCGCTGGCTGGACCGGGTCCTCCCGGACGTCGACGTGGAAGGCGCCCAGCTGAACCGGCCCGCAGCCGCCAAGGCGTCCGAAGAACTGGTCCACTAGGCTGAAATCGTGGTCCGCCTGATTCTTGCCTCCCAGTCCCCCGCCCGCACCAAGCTCCTCACCGAGGCCGGCATCCGGCATACGGTCCTCGTGTCGGACGTGGACGAGGACGCCGTCCAGGCCCGGTACGGCGTCACCGATCCGCATGACACGGCCCTGCTGCTGGCACGCGCCAAGGCCGAGGCTGTGGCGGCCCTCCCCGAAGCGGAGGGGGCGCTGGTGCTTGGTTGCGACTCCGTTTTTGAGTTCGACGGCGAGGCGCACGGCAAGCCGTACACCGCCGCAGTCGCCCGGGAACGCATGCTGCGCATGAGTGGCAACACCGGCGTGCTGCACACCGGGCATTGGCTCGTGGATTGCCGCGATACGGAGCCCGACGGCGGGTCGGCACCGGGTACCGGGGCCACCTTGGGGACGGTGGCCTCGGCAGAGGTTTCCTTCCTGGAGATGGACGCGGCGGAGATTGACGCGTACATCGCCACGGGCGAGCCGCTGCACTGCGCGGGCTCCTTCACCATCGACGGCTTGGGCGGCGCCTTCATCCGGAAGGTCGACGGCGATCCGCACACCGTCGTCGGACTTTCCGTCTCCACGCTCCGTGGCCTGCTGGCCAGTGCGCAGGTCCGGATCACGGACCTCTGGCCGGCGTCCTAAAGGAAGCGATTTCGGCGACTCTTGTAGCTTCCCTACAAAGGCTTGGCGCTTTACACGCGGAATCCGCAAGTAATATCGGCGGAACCCTCAAAACCGCGCTAGGCTCCCTGAAGGAAAGAAGGAGACGCCTTGTCAGCAAATTTGGAGCAGTCCGCATATCCCACGCAGTCGACCCTCACAAAGGTGCTGATCGCGAACCGCGGTGAAATTGCGGTGCGCATCATCCGCGCCGCCCGTGACGAAGGCATCGCCTCCGTTGCTGTGTATGCGGACGCGGACCGGGATGCCCTGCACGTCCGCCTTGCTGACGAGGCCTACGCGCTGGGCGGGAACACCGCCGCCGAGTCCTATCTGGTGATGGACAAAATCATCGACGCCGCCCTCCAGTCCGGAGCCGACGCCATCCACCCCGGTTACGGGTTCCTGGCCGAGAACGCCCAGTTCGCGGCCCGCGTCATTGAGGCCGGCATTACCTGGATCGGCCCGTCGCCTGAGGCTATCTCGGCCCTTGGCGACAAGGTCCAGGCCCGGCACATCGCCGAAAAAGTCGGCGCACCCCTCGTTCCCGGCACCGCCGATCCGGTGGAATCAGCCGAGGAAATCCTCGACTTCGTAGACCGGCACGGGCTGCCCGTGGCCATCAAGGCAGCTTTCGGCGGCGGCGGCCGCGGCATCAAGGTTGCCCGCACCCGGGACGAGATTCCCGAACTGTACGAATCCGCCGTCCGCGAAGCCACCGCCGCCTTTGGCCGCGGCGAATGCTTCATCGAAC harbors:
- a CDS encoding nucleoside triphosphate pyrophosphatase; this translates as MVRLILASQSPARTKLLTEAGIRHTVLVSDVDEDAVQARYGVTDPHDTALLLARAKAEAVAALPEAEGALVLGCDSVFEFDGEAHGKPYTAAVARERMLRMSGNTGVLHTGHWLVDCRDTEPDGGSAPGTGATLGTVASAEVSFLEMDAAEIDAYIATGEPLHCAGSFTIDGLGGAFIRKVDGDPHTVVGLSVSTLRGLLASAQVRITDLWPAS
- a CDS encoding TetR/AcrR family transcriptional regulator; this encodes MGTSTGSISPAAATPSRRELNKAATRQAIIDAALSLLRSRGPGSFTVEDIAETAGISRRTFFNYFSSTDAALAAVTHGFLDNAIQQFRLRPADEPILESAQAALMALADPMTVAPLAELFTLTQQSQLMSHSELQAWEHCTEQIIAVARERVVGAAEGVDELYVRALAGAVISCGKAALEVWFTGRGADLSATSLAELRQLLIDAMALLGSGFTAGSSPAPRSTPSASVSS
- a CDS encoding MMPL family transporter; its protein translation is MALFLYRLGKFSYRRRRLVISLWLAVLVAVGGSAAAFHGTLSNNFQIPGTETQRIADKLKQELPAASGGTATIVFEAPDGGFTAESRAAVTDALKKLESVPSVRGTVDPFATQAQVDQAGQAITDGGQQLAAGQAQLDASRAQLEAGAAQLAEAEQQLAAAGAPSALIEAQLGQQKAALAEGQAKLDTGTRELEAGKAKLELGKRQAEASSAIRFVSEDGRAAVAQVQFNTSINGLSPEVRQQVQDIAHETSAAGVTAYASKEITEDISELFGAAEIIGIAVAALVLIIMLGTLIAAGLPLLMAVMGVGVGVGITFALSGLFDMSSISPMLALMLGLAVGIDYSLFIVNRHRTQLLAGMAQEESVARATGTSGNAVVFAGLTVIIALAALVVPGLPFLAVMGLAAAGTVAVAVLVAITLTPAMLSLIGRRIISKRAWAKAEVHNAEPGHEAADEAEDRERSTRGWGGLVTRHPVLALLAGVVLLGTLALPATQLQLALPDGGSEPVESEAYQAYDLTARSFGEGVTGPIVAVGGFPANLDEAQAQALQYNVADKLRAVDNVVAAVPVALSEDRRTAVFQVIPKEGPASASTVQVVAELRGLNGDIQSEYGVAMGLTGQTAGNVDVSTKLGDALPPYLAIVVGLSLVLLLLVFRSIVVPLLATGGFLLSLAAAFGAVVAVYQWGWLGNVFDVANPGAVLSFLPIILIGVLFGLAMDYQVFIASGMREAYMHGSTAKQAVRVGFRHAAAVVTAAAIIMVSVFAGFIFSHLTMVRPLGFAMAFGVLLDAFVVRMTIVPAVMYLLGEKSWWLPRWLDRVLPDVDVEGAQLNRPAAAKASEELVH